A part of Deltaproteobacteria bacterium genomic DNA contains:
- the ispD gene encoding 2-C-methyl-D-erythritol 4-phosphate cytidylyltransferase: MKVSAIIVAAGAGIRFGAGIPKQFIALGGRPILAWSLKEFDRSSLINEIIVVAPPSDEGAVNAIIQKWIRRVRVKVVPGGSTRQESVKSGLDAVDGDLEWIAVHDAARPLVTLMHIEAACFLAQEVGASILAVPVRDTVKVVDEDGLVIRNQNRTRLYLAQTPQVCRKKDLQSAYRLAEDKGIRATDEAGLLEVAGVVVGVVEGSPSNFKITSQEDLKMAEALITSIQKA; the protein is encoded by the coding sequence ATGAAAGTCTCAGCTATTATTGTGGCAGCAGGTGCTGGTATACGTTTTGGTGCAGGGATTCCAAAGCAGTTTATCGCCCTGGGAGGACGTCCTATTCTTGCCTGGAGCCTTAAGGAATTTGACAGGTCAAGCCTTATAAATGAAATTATAGTGGTGGCACCGCCTTCAGATGAGGGAGCTGTCAATGCAATAATACAAAAATGGATCCGCAGGGTCCGTGTCAAGGTGGTCCCGGGAGGATCAACCAGGCAGGAATCGGTAAAGTCGGGGTTGGATGCGGTTGATGGTGACCTGGAGTGGATAGCGGTGCACGATGCTGCGAGGCCCCTTGTGACCTTGATGCATATAGAGGCTGCGTGCTTCCTGGCCCAGGAGGTAGGGGCTTCCATCCTTGCCGTTCCTGTCCGGGATACGGTGAAGGTAGTGGATGAAGACGGACTGGTTATCAGGAATCAGAACCGTACCCGTCTCTATCTGGCCCAAACGCCTCAGGTCTGCAGAAAGAAAGACCTGCAGTCCGCATACAGGCTGGCAGAAGATAAGGGCATAAGGGCTACTGACGAAGCAGGACTCCTGGAAGTCGCGGGAGTTGTCGTGGGCGTGGTTGAAGGCAGCCCCAGCAATTTCAAGATCACCAGTCAGGAAGACCTCAAGATGGCCGAGGCCCTGATAACTTCGATTCAAAAGGCATGA
- a CDS encoding 2-C-methyl-D-erythritol 2,4-cyclodiphosphate synthase, with amino-acid sequence MNTIRIGFGYDVHRLVSSRNLILGGVKIPHPYGLLGHSDADVITHALCDAILGAAALGDLGRHFPDLDPRYAGISSIKLLKEVIQKIVSSGWRLGNADITLVAQSPKIAPFVAEMKKNISEACKVSVDQINIKATTTEGLGFTGNGEGMAAYAVVTIIDS; translated from the coding sequence ATGAATACGATTCGAATAGGCTTCGGCTATGACGTGCACAGACTTGTGAGCAGTCGCAACCTTATTCTGGGGGGCGTAAAGATTCCCCATCCTTACGGCCTTCTTGGCCACTCTGATGCAGATGTCATAACTCATGCCCTGTGCGACGCAATACTTGGAGCTGCAGCCTTAGGCGACCTGGGACGGCATTTTCCGGACCTCGATCCGCGTTATGCTGGGATTTCAAGCATAAAGCTCCTGAAAGAGGTAATTCAAAAAATAGTCTCTTCAGGATGGAGATTGGGGAATGCCGATATCACCCTTGTTGCCCAATCTCCTAAAATTGCTCCGTTTGTAGCCGAGATGAAAAAAAATATCTCTGAGGCCTGCAAAGTCTCCGTAGATCAGATCAATATCAAGGCCACCACCACTGAAGGGCTTGGATTTACAGGAAACGGGGAGGGTATGGCTGCTTACGCAGTCGTGACAATAATCGATTCCTGA
- the dnaA gene encoding chromosomal replication initiator protein DnaA — protein MESVWQNLKEILRPRIPEGSYRLWIAPLTYRKTDGDTIIINCPNQFFASWVQEHYLHLLNDALIQEGHASWKIRLSPAEIAKEAARDQLHLPNFAPSELTRPRFCERFTFNEFVVGDSNRYAFSACWAAANGWDNHSRIIYLHSDAGLGKSHLTQAVGQKILENRADTKLCYLTANEFTTQVVKSIKSGQMDAFVRRYQNDCDVLLLEEVHSFAGRERTQAELALALDYLMDKDKTIIFTGSKLPRKIPSVNDQLRSRLVSGLITSINPPDLPTRKKIIERKAANCGVCLRKEIIEFLAQHLTGDIRRIEGAVIGLVTKSSLLRQTVDMDLAREVVKDLVGEPKAITVATIREMICRHYQLSRDDICSKSRKSSVARPRQMAMFLARRYTESSLEAIGREFNRDHATVLHSVNRIKKQLNESGKLRHQLEFLVDQLEKQQWQN, from the coding sequence ATGGAAAGCGTCTGGCAAAACCTGAAAGAAATTCTTCGCCCCAGGATACCTGAGGGCAGCTACCGGTTATGGATTGCCCCCCTGACCTATAGGAAGACAGATGGCGACACTATCATTATCAACTGCCCCAATCAGTTCTTTGCTTCCTGGGTCCAGGAGCATTATTTGCACTTGTTAAACGACGCACTTATTCAAGAGGGGCATGCTTCCTGGAAGATAAGGCTTTCTCCTGCCGAAATTGCAAAAGAGGCTGCACGGGATCAATTACACCTTCCAAACTTTGCCCCCAGTGAGCTGACAAGACCCCGGTTCTGTGAACGTTTTACCTTTAATGAGTTTGTAGTTGGAGACAGCAATCGCTATGCCTTTTCAGCTTGTTGGGCTGCAGCTAATGGATGGGATAATCACAGCAGGATAATCTACCTGCACTCTGATGCAGGACTCGGGAAGAGCCATCTTACCCAGGCAGTCGGACAAAAAATACTTGAAAACAGAGCGGATACGAAACTGTGCTATCTCACTGCCAATGAGTTCACCACGCAGGTCGTAAAATCAATAAAAAGCGGCCAAATGGACGCATTTGTGCGCCGCTATCAAAATGACTGTGACGTCCTTCTCCTTGAAGAGGTCCATTCCTTTGCAGGGAGAGAAAGGACCCAGGCAGAACTGGCACTGGCCCTTGATTATCTTATGGACAAGGATAAGACAATAATTTTTACCGGAAGCAAACTCCCGAGAAAGATACCCAGTGTGAATGATCAACTTCGGTCGAGGCTGGTTAGCGGGCTGATTACCTCCATAAATCCTCCGGATCTGCCTACCAGAAAAAAAATTATTGAACGTAAGGCCGCGAATTGCGGAGTATGTCTCAGGAAAGAGATTATTGAATTTCTTGCCCAGCATCTGACGGGCGATATCAGAAGAATCGAGGGGGCGGTGATCGGGCTTGTTACCAAGTCCTCACTGCTCAGACAGACTGTTGATATGGATCTGGCTCGAGAAGTGGTTAAAGATCTGGTCGGAGAACCGAAGGCGATCACTGTCGCAACTATACGGGAAATGATCTGCCGTCATTACCAATTGAGCAGGGATGATATCTGCTCAAAATCCAGAAAGAGTTCAGTTGCACGGCCGAGACAAATGGCCATGTTTCTTGCCCGTCGCTACACCGAGTCTTCTCTTGAGGCCATTGGGAGAGAATTTAATCGCGACCATGCCACTGTGCTGCACTCTGTTAACCGCATTAAGAAACAACTGAATGAGTCTGGCAAGCTCAGGCACCAGTTGGAATTCCTGGTCGATCAACTTGAAAAACAGCAATGGCAGAACTGA
- a CDS encoding glycolate oxidase subunit GlcD: protein MKKVLVRQFLEIVGPGNFSTDPADLKCYSYDASSISSLPEAVVLPGSTEEVSRVLFLANQEGLAVFPRGAGTGTTGASVPINGGLVLSLTRMDRIISINPADLTAMVEPGVVTGKLQEEVSRYGLFYPPDPASMHFCTIGGNVATGAGGPRAVKYGVTRDYVLALEIVLADGNVIHTGVRTAKGVVGYDLTRLMVGSEGTLGVVTGITLKLIPGPEAEGMLIAFFPDAKSASDTVVSLFESRILPRCAEFLDKMSIELISGQLPVAIPERADAMLLIEVDGVRESIPGQLGEVVNSCKNCGAIDIHVAESDDQAKAFWSARQGLSPSIRSLGFPDKINEDICVPRSCLPEMINELEKIGRKTRITILSFGHAGDGNLHVNLLLDLSDKEEKLGGDAAVMQIMEATLALGGTISGEHGIGLTKRPFIKMEIDDRGLEIMRGIKRIFDPGNILNPGKVFP from the coding sequence ATGAAAAAGGTCCTGGTTCGGCAGTTTTTGGAGATTGTGGGACCTGGGAATTTTTCCACGGATCCGGCTGATCTCAAATGTTATTCCTATGATGCAAGCAGCATCAGCTCTCTTCCAGAGGCCGTAGTCCTTCCAGGATCTACTGAAGAAGTCTCGCGGGTCCTTTTCCTTGCAAACCAGGAAGGCTTGGCGGTATTTCCAAGGGGTGCCGGCACAGGTACTACAGGGGCATCGGTCCCGATCAACGGCGGGCTTGTGCTCTCCCTTACTAGGATGGACCGGATAATATCCATTAATCCGGCAGATCTCACCGCCATGGTGGAGCCCGGGGTCGTTACGGGAAAGTTGCAGGAAGAGGTATCACGATACGGGCTATTTTATCCTCCGGATCCAGCGAGCATGCATTTTTGCACTATCGGAGGGAACGTGGCTACTGGCGCCGGAGGACCAAGGGCGGTAAAATACGGCGTTACCAGGGACTATGTCCTGGCCCTTGAGATAGTGCTTGCTGACGGAAACGTGATACATACAGGCGTACGGACGGCAAAAGGAGTGGTCGGATACGACCTTACCAGGCTGATGGTAGGCTCTGAAGGCACGCTGGGCGTCGTGACCGGGATCACCTTGAAGCTCATACCCGGCCCGGAAGCAGAGGGCATGCTGATCGCGTTTTTCCCGGATGCAAAGTCGGCTTCAGATACAGTTGTAAGCCTTTTCGAATCAAGGATTCTGCCCAGGTGTGCCGAATTTCTTGACAAGATGAGTATTGAATTGATATCAGGGCAGCTTCCGGTTGCAATACCTGAAAGGGCTGATGCCATGTTGCTCATTGAAGTGGATGGTGTCCGGGAATCTATCCCTGGGCAACTCGGGGAAGTGGTCAACTCCTGCAAGAACTGCGGGGCGATTGATATACACGTAGCGGAATCCGATGATCAAGCAAAGGCCTTCTGGTCAGCCAGGCAGGGCCTGTCACCTTCCATAAGGAGCCTTGGATTCCCGGACAAAATCAATGAAGACATATGCGTTCCGAGGAGCTGCCTGCCGGAGATGATAAACGAGCTGGAAAAAATAGGCAGGAAGACCCGGATCACAATCCTCAGCTTCGGACACGCAGGTGATGGAAACCTTCATGTAAACCTCTTGCTCGACCTGAGCGACAAGGAAGAAAAGCTCGGGGGAGATGCCGCTGTTATGCAGATCATGGAGGCAACACTGGCACTTGGAGGAACCATTTCCGGAGAGCACGGCATTGGTCTTACAAAAAGGCCTTTTATTAAAATGGAGATAGATGACAGAGGCCTTGAGATCATGAGAGGTATAAAAAGGATATTTGATCCCGGAAATATTCTGAACCCCGGAAAGGTGTTTCCATAA